In Streptococcus uberis, a single window of DNA contains:
- the treC gene encoding alpha,alpha-phosphotrehalase — protein sequence MTIDKRKVVYQIYPKSYKDTTGNGVGDLRGIIEKIPYLKELGIDMVWLNPFYPSPQRDNGYDVSDYTAVNPDFGTMADFEEMIQVGQDNGIDFMLDMVLNHCSTEHEWFQKALAGDPYYLDFFILRDEPTDWVSKFGGNAWAPFGDTGKYYLHLFDVTQADLNWRNPNVREELFKVVNFWRDKGVKGFRFDVINLIGKDEVLENCAINDGKPAYTDKPITHDYLKMMNQASFGQDDSFMTVGEMSATTIENCILYTAPEREELSMAFNFHHLKVDYQDGQKWTIMDFDFISLRDLFHSWGEGMSEGNGWNALFYNNHDQPRALNRFVDVENFRNEGATMLAASIHLSRGTPYIYMGEEIGMIDPDYDSMDDYVDVESLNAYRMLLDQGKSPEEAFNIIKAKSRDNSRTPMQWDASEHAGFTQGTPWLKVGKSYSKINVEAEKNGKIFPFYQKLIQLRKELPIIAEGDYKAALKDSKRVYAFERTRNGQKLLVLNNFYPQEASVQLPIDYRQGEVLISNYDLDQDIIGDSVVLKAYQTLAILVK from the coding sequence ATGACTATTGATAAACGTAAAGTAGTTTACCAGATTTATCCTAAATCTTACAAAGATACTACTGGAAATGGTGTTGGAGATCTTCGTGGTATTATAGAAAAAATCCCTTATTTAAAAGAACTTGGTATTGATATGGTTTGGTTGAATCCATTTTATCCAAGTCCTCAAAGAGATAATGGTTATGACGTCTCTGACTATACTGCTGTAAATCCTGATTTTGGGACCATGGCAGACTTTGAAGAAATGATTCAAGTTGGGCAGGATAATGGTATTGATTTCATGTTGGACATGGTTTTAAATCACTGTTCAACTGAGCATGAATGGTTCCAAAAAGCTTTAGCTGGAGATCCATATTATCTAGATTTCTTTATTTTAAGAGATGAACCTACAGACTGGGTTTCAAAATTCGGTGGGAATGCTTGGGCACCATTTGGTGACACTGGTAAATACTATTTGCATTTGTTTGATGTTACCCAAGCCGATTTAAACTGGCGTAATCCTAATGTCCGGGAAGAATTATTTAAGGTGGTTAACTTCTGGCGTGATAAAGGCGTTAAAGGTTTCCGTTTTGATGTTATCAATTTAATTGGGAAAGATGAGGTTTTGGAAAATTGTGCTATTAATGATGGCAAACCTGCCTATACAGATAAGCCAATTACGCATGACTATTTGAAAATGATGAACCAAGCAAGCTTTGGTCAGGATGATTCCTTCATGACAGTTGGTGAAATGTCAGCAACGACTATTGAAAATTGTATTCTTTATACTGCGCCAGAGCGTGAAGAACTATCAATGGCTTTTAACTTCCATCATTTGAAAGTTGACTATCAAGATGGGCAAAAATGGACCATCATGGATTTTGATTTTATTTCTTTACGAGATCTCTTCCATTCCTGGGGTGAAGGTATGAGTGAAGGAAATGGTTGGAATGCTCTTTTCTACAATAATCATGATCAACCACGTGCTTTGAATCGATTTGTGGATGTTGAAAACTTCCGAAATGAGGGAGCTACTATGCTAGCGGCTTCTATTCATCTTTCACGCGGAACTCCTTACATTTACATGGGAGAAGAAATTGGTATGATCGATCCAGATTATGATAGCATGGATGACTATGTGGATGTCGAAAGTTTGAATGCTTATCGCATGTTATTGGATCAAGGTAAATCGCCAGAAGAAGCCTTTAACATTATTAAGGCTAAGTCACGGGACAATTCCCGTACACCAATGCAATGGGATGCAAGTGAACATGCTGGTTTTACGCAAGGAACACCATGGTTGAAAGTTGGAAAATCCTATTCTAAGATCAATGTGGAAGCTGAAAAAAATGGTAAGATTTTCCCATTCTATCAAAAACTCATTCAGTTGCGCAAAGAGCTTCCTATTATTGCTGAAGGTGACTATAAGGCTGCCCTAAAAGATAGTAAACGTGTTTATGCCTTTGAAAGAACACGTAATGGGCAAAAATTACTGGTCTTGAATAATTTTTACCCTCAAGAAGCAAGTGTCCAGCTCCCAATTGACTATCGTCAGGGTGAGGTGTTAATCAGTAACTATGATCTTGATCAAGATATTATTGGGGATTCTGTTGTTTTAAAAGCCTATCAGACTCTAGCTATTTTGGTAAAGTAG
- the treP gene encoding PTS system trehalose-specific EIIBC component: protein MGKFENDAKVLLSAIGGKENIKAVTHCATRMRFVLNDNSKANVKEIEKISAVKGTFTNAGQFQVIIGNDVPIFYNDFTAVSGVEGVSKEAAKSAAKSNQNVFQRVMTMLAEIFTPIIPAIIVGGLILGFRNLIDSVPWGFLDGKTVVEVSKFWAGVDGFLWLPGEAIFHFLPVGITWSVTRKMGTTQILGIVLGICLVSPQLLNAYAVASTPASEIAKNWVWDFGSFTINKIGYQAQVIPALLAGLSLSYLEIFWRKRIPEVISMIFVPFLSLVPAIILAHTVLGPLGWTIGKGISFVVLAGLTGPVKWLFGAIFGALYAPLVITGLHHMTNAIDTQLIADTATHTTGLWPMIALSNIAQGSAVFAYYLMNRHDEREAEVSVAATISAYLGVTEPALFGVNLKYVYPFVAGMIGSGLAGLLATTLNVQANSIGVGGLPGFMAINVKSMIPFFICMAVAIAVPMFMTFFFRKSNIMTKAEDEARADRLADTSPAAPVAAVASEAVTEKGQTVAMISPLTGEVKALSQAVDPVFAQGVMGQGVLIQPTEGELVSPIDGQVSVLFPTKHAIGLVSAEGVEILMHIGMDTVNLEGKGFTAHVNQGDHVKAGDTLISFDMDAIAEAGYPTETPVIVTNQDAFDIEINGDLPRPITRNQEMMVARKK, encoded by the coding sequence ATGGGAAAATTTGAAAATGATGCTAAAGTTCTTCTTTCCGCTATTGGTGGAAAAGAAAACATTAAGGCTGTTACACACTGTGCAACACGCATGCGTTTTGTTTTGAACGACAATAGTAAAGCTAATGTCAAAGAAATTGAAAAGATTTCAGCTGTAAAAGGTACTTTTACAAACGCTGGTCAATTCCAAGTTATTATTGGAAATGATGTACCAATCTTTTACAATGATTTTACAGCTGTTTCTGGTGTGGAAGGCGTTTCAAAAGAAGCTGCTAAATCAGCTGCTAAAAGCAATCAAAATGTTTTCCAACGTGTAATGACAATGTTGGCAGAAATTTTCACACCAATCATTCCTGCAATTATTGTCGGGGGTCTTATTTTAGGTTTCCGTAACTTGATTGACAGTGTGCCATGGGGCTTTTTAGATGGTAAGACAGTTGTTGAAGTATCTAAATTCTGGGCTGGTGTAGATGGTTTCTTGTGGTTACCAGGTGAAGCTATTTTCCACTTCTTACCAGTTGGTATTACTTGGTCCGTAACTCGTAAAATGGGTACAACACAGATTCTTGGTATAGTATTAGGTATCTGTTTGGTATCTCCACAGTTGTTAAATGCCTATGCAGTAGCATCTACTCCAGCATCTGAAATTGCCAAAAACTGGGTTTGGGATTTTGGTTCATTTACAATCAATAAGATTGGTTATCAAGCCCAAGTTATTCCTGCTTTACTTGCTGGTTTGTCACTTTCTTATTTAGAAATTTTCTGGCGTAAACGTATTCCAGAAGTGATTTCAATGATCTTTGTTCCCTTTTTATCTTTAGTTCCGGCTATTATTTTAGCTCATACTGTTTTAGGTCCTTTAGGATGGACTATTGGTAAAGGCATTTCCTTCGTTGTACTTGCTGGTTTAACTGGTCCTGTTAAATGGTTGTTTGGTGCTATCTTTGGTGCTCTATATGCGCCACTTGTTATTACTGGTTTACACCATATGACAAATGCTATTGATACGCAATTGATTGCTGATACAGCAACACATACAACTGGTTTGTGGCCAATGATTGCCCTTTCTAATATTGCTCAAGGTTCTGCTGTTTTTGCCTACTACCTCATGAATCGTCACGATGAACGTGAAGCAGAAGTTTCAGTTGCAGCTACCATTTCTGCATACCTTGGGGTAACAGAACCAGCTCTATTCGGGGTTAACTTAAAATATGTTTATCCATTTGTAGCAGGTATGATTGGTTCAGGTCTTGCTGGACTCTTAGCAACAACTTTGAATGTACAAGCTAACTCAATTGGTGTTGGTGGCTTACCAGGATTCATGGCTATCAATGTTAAATCAATGATTCCATTCTTTATCTGTATGGCAGTAGCTATTGCAGTACCAATGTTTATGACCTTCTTCTTCCGTAAATCAAATATCATGACTAAAGCTGAAGATGAAGCTAGAGCAGATCGTTTAGCAGATACAAGTCCAGCTGCCCCAGTAGCAGCGGTTGCTTCAGAAGCAGTAACTGAAAAAGGTCAAACAGTTGCTATGATAAGTCCTTTAACAGGAGAAGTTAAAGCCTTAAGTCAAGCTGTTGATCCCGTTTTTGCGCAAGGTGTTATGGGACAAGGTGTCCTTATTCAACCTACTGAGGGTGAGTTAGTATCACCTATTGATGGTCAAGTTTCCGTCTTATTCCCTACGAAACATGCTATTGGACTGGTTTCAGCTGAAGGTGTGGAAATCTTAATGCACATTGGAATGGATACTGTTAACCTTGAAGGTAAAGGATTTACTGCACATGTTAATCAAGGTGATCATGTAAAAGCTGGGGATACATTAATCTCATTTGATATGGATGCTATTGCTGAAGCTGGTTATCCAACAGAGACTCCGGTTATTGTAACTAACCAAGATGCCTTTGACATTGAAATAAATGGTGACTTGCCTCGTCCAATCACGCGCAATCAAGAGATGATGGTTGCCCGTAAAAAATAA
- the treR gene encoding trehalose operon repressor: MKKYEQIYKDLESKIAKEIYKIDDFLPTEMALSEEYQASRDTIRKALTLLTKSGLVKKRQGRGTQVIKHHQILFPISELTSYQELVTFFNMDSKTNVIAIDKLIVDNDTSKLTGFQVNDIIWRVTRQRVVDGVASVLDIDYLSKKLIPTITREIAEHSLYHYLEKDLHLDIDFALKEVTIDQVNEKDKILLDLGSDKHVVSVKSKVYLSTNEQFQFTESRHKLEKFKFVDFARRKPK; encoded by the coding sequence ATGAAGAAATATGAACAAATTTATAAAGATTTAGAATCTAAAATCGCCAAAGAAATCTACAAAATTGACGACTTCTTACCCACAGAAATGGCCTTAAGTGAAGAGTACCAGGCTAGTCGTGACACTATTCGAAAAGCCCTCACTCTCCTAACAAAATCCGGACTGGTCAAAAAACGACAAGGACGGGGTACACAAGTTATCAAGCATCATCAAATTCTTTTCCCAATTTCAGAACTGACCAGTTACCAAGAACTCGTTACTTTTTTTAATATGGATTCCAAAACGAACGTGATTGCCATCGATAAATTAATTGTGGATAATGATACCTCAAAATTAACAGGTTTTCAGGTTAATGACATTATTTGGAGGGTCACACGACAAAGAGTTGTCGATGGTGTCGCATCCGTCCTAGACATCGATTATCTCAGTAAAAAACTAATCCCTACAATAACTCGTGAAATTGCTGAACACTCCTTGTATCACTATCTCGAAAAAGATCTTCATCTAGACATTGACTTTGCACTGAAAGAAGTAACCATTGATCAAGTTAACGAGAAAGATAAAATACTTCTAGACTTAGGATCAGATAAACATGTTGTCTCTGTCAAATCCAAGGTTTATCTCTCAACTAATGAACAATTTCAATTTACTGAAAGTCGTCATAAACTGGAAAAATTCAAATTTGTAGATTTTGCACGAAGAAAACCAAAATAA
- a CDS encoding winged helix-turn-helix transcriptional regulator — MKASHEECPVETTLSLIGDKWKILILRDLLKGTMRFGQLKASIGKVSQKVLTSQLRDMEAHGLVNRQVYAEVPPRVEYSLTETGLSLEPVINAMLDWGQTYQETHLKK; from the coding sequence ATGAAAGCATCACATGAAGAATGCCCTGTTGAAACAACCTTATCATTAATAGGAGATAAATGGAAAATCTTAATTTTGAGAGATCTTTTAAAAGGCACAATGAGGTTTGGACAGTTAAAGGCTTCAATTGGGAAAGTTAGTCAAAAAGTTTTAACAAGCCAGCTCCGTGATATGGAAGCTCATGGTTTGGTTAACCGCCAAGTTTATGCAGAAGTTCCACCCCGGGTTGAATATTCTTTGACAGAGACTGGGTTAAGTCTTGAGCCAGTTATCAATGCTATGTTGGATTGGGGACAAACTTATCAAGAAACACATTTAAAAAAATAA
- a CDS encoding VOC family protein, producing the protein MTYAYHSNIRLGLVSLMVNQLDKMTDFYTKTIGFSILNQTNHKTVLTTDGQTAFLELVQSQSPRQITYGLYHTAILVPNRYDLGLALHHLISNGVPLEGAADHGYSEAIYLSDPEGNGIEIYRDKETSYWDIREDGRIIGVTEPMDAQSMLDSLSEIPAHFKLSEKTILGHLHLSVKDALSSSQLYQKVFDMGDKMTIPTASWIASGQYHHHLAFNHWAGPNLKAHPVGIPGLNFITIEFSDSILFAASLKKAILYGLPIVEKSENQFTLQDSDGIVTKVILVSKA; encoded by the coding sequence ATGACATATGCATATCATTCAAACATAAGACTAGGCTTGGTATCATTAATGGTCAATCAATTGGATAAAATGACAGATTTTTATACAAAGACGATTGGCTTTTCAATACTAAATCAAACAAATCACAAAACCGTACTGACTACAGATGGACAAACCGCATTTTTAGAACTCGTTCAAAGTCAATCACCACGTCAAATCACTTATGGACTCTATCACACAGCAATTTTAGTACCAAATCGATATGATTTGGGTTTAGCTTTACATCATCTCATAAGCAATGGTGTCCCATTAGAAGGAGCTGCTGATCATGGTTATAGTGAAGCCATTTACTTAAGTGACCCTGAAGGCAACGGTATTGAAATTTACCGTGATAAAGAGACAAGTTATTGGGATATTCGCGAAGATGGTCGCATCATTGGGGTGACAGAACCAATGGATGCTCAAAGTATGTTAGATAGCTTATCTGAGATTCCCGCTCATTTCAAACTTTCAGAAAAAACCATACTTGGTCATCTCCATCTCAGTGTCAAAGATGCTTTAAGCTCTTCACAACTTTATCAAAAAGTTTTCGATATGGGTGATAAAATGACTATACCAACAGCAAGCTGGATTGCATCTGGACAATATCATCATCATTTAGCTTTTAACCATTGGGCAGGACCAAACTTAAAAGCACATCCTGTTGGTATTCCTGGACTTAATTTCATAACCATTGAATTCTCCGATTCTATCTTATTTGCTGCTAGTTTAAAGAAAGCAATCCTATATGGTTTACCAATTGTAGAAAAATCTGAAAATCAGTTCACTCTCCAAGATAGTGATGGTATCGTAACAAAGGTA